The DNA segment CCCGTTCTTCACCACCAAGCCGGTCGGCGAGGGCACCGGTCTCGGTCTGGACATCTCCTGGCGGATCGTCGTCAACAAGCACCACGGCGCCCTGCGGGTGGAGTCGGTGCCGGGCGACACCCGCTTCCAGGTCTTCCTTCCGCTGACCGCCGAGACACCGGACGAGGAGTCCGGTCCGACTCCCGAGGAGGCAGTATGAGCGGCGACGAGGCGATCGACCCGGGCGTTCCCCCCAGCGGCACCGGGTGCGTCGAGTGCGACGACGCGGGCGGCTGGTGGTTCCATCTGCGCCGGTGCGCGCAGTGTGGGCACATCGGCTGCTGTGACGACTCCCCCTCCAAGCACGCCACGGCCCACTACCGGGCCACCGGCCAT comes from the Streptomyces sp. NBC_00820 genome and includes:
- a CDS encoding UBP-type zinc finger domain-containing protein, whose protein sequence is MSGDEAIDPGVPPSGTGCVECDDAGGWWFHLRRCAQCGHIGCCDDSPSKHATAHYRATGHPVIRSFEPGEEWFWNFAENELYNSGPELAPPACHPEDQPVPGPAGRVPANWADTLR